From Salinibacterium sp. ZJ450, one genomic window encodes:
- the dprA gene encoding DNA-processing protein DprA: MSIFGLTEAAVAPLVRDLTRDDLDREELVERLALAAWTGIAEPGDRDAGELIAAQGAPVALAALIDQWPADRMVAMLTESGITATADAVTAALDRWRPRLSSSGLLRSLQQALLHGIRLLVPTDDGWPRGFDDLGPHAPLAVWTKGKPHALPALDRSLALVGARAATGYGESVTLEASSGLVDRGFAIVSGAAYGIDGMAHRAALASRGVTVAFLAGGLDRFYPTGHEALLARMTEVGMVISEVPCGTAPTKWRFLQRNRLIAAASQATVVLEAGWRSGSLNTAGHAAAMGRPLGAVPGPVTSAASAGCHRLIREYDAICVTNPDEMAQLHPGFDDPPPVSGAALNNPEQLRVLDALSSRSARRAADIAARCGLSVAQVQGLLATLELEGRVTERDTGWLRQRR; this comes from the coding sequence ATGAGCATCTTCGGGCTGACAGAAGCAGCGGTGGCACCGCTGGTGCGCGACCTCACCCGCGACGACCTGGATCGGGAGGAACTCGTGGAGCGGCTGGCTCTCGCCGCGTGGACCGGCATCGCCGAGCCCGGAGACCGGGACGCGGGGGAGTTGATCGCCGCCCAGGGTGCCCCTGTCGCCCTGGCTGCCCTGATCGACCAGTGGCCCGCCGACCGGATGGTCGCCATGCTGACCGAGTCCGGGATCACGGCCACCGCTGACGCGGTCACCGCGGCGCTCGACCGCTGGCGGCCACGGCTGTCCTCATCCGGATTGCTGCGGTCGCTGCAGCAGGCGTTGCTGCACGGGATCCGGCTGCTCGTGCCGACCGACGACGGCTGGCCCCGCGGATTCGACGATCTCGGGCCGCACGCGCCACTGGCCGTCTGGACCAAGGGCAAACCGCACGCGTTGCCGGCGCTCGATCGGTCGCTGGCGTTGGTCGGCGCCCGCGCCGCCACCGGTTACGGCGAGAGTGTGACCCTGGAGGCATCCAGTGGACTCGTCGACCGCGGCTTCGCCATCGTGTCCGGGGCCGCGTATGGCATCGACGGGATGGCGCACCGGGCCGCGCTCGCGAGCCGCGGTGTCACGGTGGCGTTCCTCGCCGGAGGGCTCGACCGGTTCTACCCGACCGGCCACGAGGCGTTGCTGGCCCGCATGACCGAGGTCGGCATGGTGATCTCCGAGGTGCCTTGCGGCACGGCCCCCACCAAGTGGCGTTTTTTGCAACGCAACAGATTAATAGCGGCGGCCAGTCAGGCCACCGTGGTGCTCGAGGCCGGCTGGCGATCCGGCTCGCTGAACACGGCAGGGCATGCGGCGGCGATGGGACGCCCGCTCGGCGCGGTGCCGGGGCCAGTCACCAGTGCGGCCTCGGCCGGATGTCACCGGCTCATCCGTGAGTACGACGCGATCTGCGTCACCAACCCGGACGAGATGGCGCAACTGCACCCCGGTTTCGACGATCCGCCGCCGGTGTCTGGCGCGGCGCTCAACAACCCAGAACAACTGCGCGTGCTCGACGCGCTCAGCAGCCGCTCGGCTCGCCGGGCAGCCGACATCGCGGCCCGCTGTGGCCTGTCGGTCGCCCAGGTGCAGGGGCTGCTCGCCACCCTCGAGTTGGAAGGCAGGGTGACCGAGCGCGACACCGGGTGGCTGCGACAGCGCCGCTGA
- a CDS encoding YifB family Mg chelatase-like AAA ATPase, whose amino-acid sequence MPVGRTHSVSLIGLRGAIVEIEADISAQLPAFVIIGLPDAALSQAQHRVRSAAVNSGCGFTSHRLTINLSPASLPKHGSGFDLGIALAALAADSAISDTSIDRVLHLGELGLDGRLRPIAGVLPAVLAAARAGFDTVMVPSGNADEAALVPGIRVIGVASLRDAAIWHGGDYPPEPVEPLLQAPMDDRHDETLDLTDVIGNAEAVEAMQVAAAGGHHVLLLGPPGAGKTMLAARLPGLLPDLRPEAALEVSSVRSLAGLPVGRELAKRPPWEAPHHTATPAALIGGGSGQIRPGAAARASHGVLFLDEAPEFAMTALDALREPLESGVISIHRANAIAHFPGRFHLILAANPCPCGQYGSRDSDCTCPPYARRRYLARLSGPLLDRIDIQLRVHRITSAQLRIADESPRLSTGAARARVAAARDAAAARLERTPWSLNSEVPGTYLRDPAQRLAPSVTAPLDRALERGGVTMRGYDRVLRLSWTIADLAGAERPSAEHLGQALYFRKATSS is encoded by the coding sequence ATGCCGGTCGGGCGCACCCACTCGGTGTCGCTGATTGGTTTGCGCGGCGCCATCGTCGAGATCGAGGCCGACATCTCGGCGCAGCTGCCCGCCTTCGTGATCATCGGGCTGCCCGATGCCGCCCTCAGCCAGGCCCAGCATCGGGTGCGGTCCGCCGCCGTGAACTCGGGCTGCGGCTTCACCAGCCACCGGCTCACCATTAATCTGTCACCGGCGTCGCTGCCGAAACACGGGTCAGGCTTCGACCTCGGCATCGCGCTGGCGGCCCTCGCAGCCGACAGCGCGATCAGCGACACCTCGATCGACCGGGTGCTGCACCTGGGCGAACTCGGGCTGGACGGTCGGTTGCGCCCGATCGCGGGCGTCCTGCCCGCGGTGCTCGCCGCGGCGCGGGCCGGGTTCGACACCGTGATGGTGCCGAGCGGCAACGCCGATGAGGCGGCGTTGGTTCCCGGCATCCGCGTGATCGGTGTCGCGTCCCTGCGCGACGCCGCCATCTGGCACGGCGGCGACTACCCCCCGGAGCCGGTTGAGCCGTTGCTGCAGGCGCCGATGGACGACCGGCACGACGAGACACTGGATCTCACCGACGTCATCGGCAACGCCGAAGCGGTGGAAGCCATGCAGGTCGCCGCGGCCGGCGGACACCACGTTCTACTGCTCGGGCCGCCTGGCGCGGGCAAGACCATGCTCGCCGCCCGGCTGCCGGGGCTGCTGCCCGACCTGCGCCCGGAAGCGGCGCTCGAGGTGAGCTCGGTGCGCTCACTCGCCGGCCTGCCGGTCGGCCGCGAGCTGGCGAAACGACCGCCGTGGGAAGCGCCCCACCACACCGCCACACCCGCGGCGTTGATCGGAGGAGGCAGCGGTCAGATCCGCCCGGGAGCCGCAGCCCGCGCCAGCCACGGCGTGCTGTTTCTGGATGAGGCGCCAGAATTCGCCATGACCGCGCTCGACGCCCTGCGGGAACCGCTCGAGTCTGGCGTGATCAGCATCCACCGGGCGAACGCCATTGCCCACTTTCCCGGCCGGTTCCACCTGATCCTCGCCGCGAACCCGTGCCCCTGCGGCCAATACGGGTCCCGCGACTCCGACTGCACCTGCCCGCCGTACGCCCGCCGCCGCTATCTGGCGCGGCTGTCCGGGCCGCTGCTCGACCGCATCGACATCCAGCTGCGGGTGCATCGGATCACCTCCGCGCAACTGCGGATCGCCGACGAGTCGCCCCGCCTCAGTACCGGCGCCGCCCGGGCGCGGGTCGCGGCCGCGCGGGATGCCGCTGCCGCGCGACTGGAACGCACCCCATGGTCGCTGAACTCGGAGGTGCCGGGGACGTACCTGCGGGATCCGGCCCAGCGGCTCGCCCCATCCGTCACCGCGCCACTGGACCGGGCGCTCGAGCGCGGCGGCGTCACCATGCGCGGCTATGACCGAGTACTCCGCTTGTCCTGGACCATCGCCGACCTCGCCGGGGCCGAGCGACCCAGCGCTGAGCACCTCGGCCAGGCGCTCTACTTCCGAAAGGCCACGTCGTCATGA
- a CDS encoding YraN family protein, whose translation MAQKDLLGKAGEELAAQFLEDAGYTVLDRNWHCRHGEIDLIVCDGAETAFVEVKTRRSVAYGHPFEAISAAKMGRMRRLAALWCEVHPGAPAIRLDAIAIIWPRDAAPSIEHLKGVH comes from the coding sequence GTGGCGCAGAAAGACCTGCTCGGCAAGGCCGGCGAGGAGCTGGCCGCCCAGTTCCTGGAGGACGCCGGCTACACCGTGCTCGACCGCAACTGGCACTGCCGGCACGGCGAGATCGACCTGATCGTCTGCGATGGCGCCGAGACGGCATTCGTCGAGGTGAAGACCCGACGGAGCGTGGCATACGGGCACCCGTTCGAGGCGATCTCCGCGGCGAAGATGGGCAGGATGCGTCGGCTCGCCGCGCTCTGGTGTGAGGTGCACCCCGGTGCCCCCGCCATCCGGCTCGACGCGATCGCGATCATCTGGCCGCGGGATGCCGCTCCGAGCATCGAGCACCTCAAGGGGGTGCACTGA
- a CDS encoding DUF2469 family protein, whose product MDDDDFEDYDREVELALYREYRDVVGQFKYVVETERRFYLANDVTLVRQDTANDFYFELTMHDVWVWDVYRSDRFVKSVRVLTFKDVNVEELSAKELELPKELALDE is encoded by the coding sequence ATGGACGACGACGATTTCGAAGATTATGACCGCGAGGTCGAACTGGCTCTCTACCGCGAGTACCGCGACGTTGTGGGGCAATTCAAGTACGTCGTCGAGACCGAACGACGGTTCTACCTCGCCAACGACGTGACCCTGGTGCGCCAGGACACCGCCAACGACTTCTACTTCGAGCTCACCATGCACGACGTCTGGGTCTGGGACGTGTACCGCTCCGACCGCTTCGTGAAGTCGGTGCGCGTGCTCACGTTCAAGGATGTCAACGTCGAAGAACTGTCGGCCAAGGAGCTTGAGCTGCCGAAGGAACTCGCGCTCGACGAGTAA
- a CDS encoding ribonuclease HII yields the protein MTVLDPTLDRERAFFKKGAEYVIGCDEVGRGAIAGPVAVGLSVIDSTVRTIPTGLRDSKLVSEKKRDTLEPAARSWSLFSAVGLATPQEIDEIGITRALGLAGRRALQALVEAGVELGGSVVLLDGSHDWLNPALTTRVRVQTQVKADRDCGSVAAASVIAKVHRDRLLIAAHEDRPLYEWAGNKGYGSAGHLAAIAEFGSTDYHRQTWLKTPDLALFELE from the coding sequence ATGACTGTGCTTGATCCGACCCTCGACCGGGAGCGGGCGTTCTTCAAGAAGGGCGCCGAGTACGTGATCGGCTGCGACGAGGTCGGCCGCGGAGCCATCGCCGGCCCGGTCGCGGTGGGCCTGTCGGTGATCGACTCCACGGTTCGCACCATCCCCACCGGTCTGCGTGATTCCAAACTGGTCAGCGAGAAGAAGCGCGACACGCTCGAGCCCGCGGCGCGCAGCTGGTCGCTCTTCTCTGCGGTGGGGCTCGCGACCCCGCAGGAGATCGACGAGATCGGCATCACCCGGGCACTGGGCCTCGCCGGCCGGCGGGCGCTGCAGGCGCTCGTCGAGGCGGGCGTCGAACTGGGTGGCAGCGTGGTGCTGCTGGACGGCAGCCACGACTGGTTGAACCCGGCCCTGACTACGCGGGTACGGGTGCAGACCCAGGTGAAGGCAGACCGTGACTGCGGATCGGTGGCCGCGGCATCCGTCATCGCGAAGGTACACCGCGACCGGCTGCTGATCGCCGCCCACGAAGACCGGCCCCTGTACGAGTGGGCAGGCAATAAGGGCTATGGTAGCGCCGGGCACCTGGCGGCCATCGCCGAGTTCGGCTCCACCGACTACCACCGTCAGACCTGGCTGAAGACCCCAGACCTGGCCCTGTTCGAGCTGGAGTAA
- the lepB gene encoding signal peptidase I: protein MDDTQPTRVESVALEKRGRGKSVTIFLRDVLIIFLAAILISFLIKTFLIRSFYIPSESMMDTLHKNDRIIVNQLTPDLMPIERGDVVVFKDPGQWLTPRAPEPQNPVVAAFDWFFSIVGLSAPDSNDHLIKRVIGLPGDVVACCNEFGQLTINGTPIDEPYVLLPPGVTRVSADDFEITVPEDSLWVLGDNRYASADSRYNTNKPGNGFVPYENVVGRAILITWPIDRWTWLDNYEFSFRGVEQTTE, encoded by the coding sequence TTGGATGACACACAACCGACACGCGTCGAATCCGTCGCGTTGGAAAAGCGCGGCCGCGGCAAGAGCGTCACGATCTTTCTTCGTGACGTTCTCATCATCTTCCTCGCCGCGATCCTCATCTCCTTCCTGATCAAGACCTTCCTGATCCGGTCGTTCTACATCCCGTCAGAGTCGATGATGGACACGCTGCACAAGAACGACCGCATCATCGTGAACCAGCTCACCCCCGACCTGATGCCGATCGAGCGCGGCGACGTGGTCGTCTTCAAAGACCCGGGCCAGTGGCTCACCCCGCGGGCGCCGGAACCGCAGAACCCCGTCGTTGCGGCGTTCGACTGGTTCTTCTCGATCGTGGGGCTGTCGGCACCAGACAGCAACGACCACCTCATCAAGCGCGTGATCGGACTGCCAGGGGATGTCGTCGCCTGCTGCAACGAGTTCGGTCAGTTGACCATCAACGGCACCCCGATCGACGAGCCGTACGTGCTGCTGCCGCCCGGGGTTACGCGCGTGTCGGCCGATGACTTCGAGATCACCGTGCCGGAAGACTCGTTGTGGGTGCTCGGCGATAACCGGTACGCCTCGGCGGACTCCCGCTACAACACCAACAAGCCGGGCAACGGCTTCGTGCCGTACGAGAACGTCGTCGGCCGCGCCATCCTGATCACCTGGCCGATCGACCGCTGGACATGGCTCGACAACTACGAATTCTCCTTCCGGGGCGTGGAGCAGACCACTGAGTGA
- the rplS gene encoding 50S ribosomal protein L19 → MHILDSVDAASLKSDIPDFRAGDTVKVHVNIIEGARSRIQVFQGVVIGRSGEGVRETFTVRKVSFQVGVERTFPVHSPVIDHIEVVTRGDVRRAKLYYLRDLRGKKAKIKEKRFN, encoded by the coding sequence ATGCACATCCTCGACTCCGTCGACGCTGCATCCCTCAAGTCGGACATTCCCGACTTCCGCGCCGGCGACACCGTGAAGGTGCACGTCAACATCATCGAAGGTGCGCGTTCGCGTATTCAGGTGTTCCAGGGCGTCGTCATCGGCCGTTCCGGCGAGGGCGTGCGCGAGACCTTCACCGTTCGTAAGGTCAGCTTCCAGGTCGGCGTTGAGCGTACCTTCCCGGTGCACTCCCCGGTCATCGACCACATCGAGGTTGTCACCCGCGGTGACGTGCGCCGCGCGAAGCTGTACTACCTGCGCGACCTGCGTGGCAAGAAGGCCAAGATCAAGGAGAAGCGCTTCAACTAA
- a CDS encoding TetR/AcrR family transcriptional regulator, giving the protein MSETTDLLKKIIRTEPIQQRSSARITLLLDAAAEIISEHGIEGLTTSDVATKSKSSVGVVYRYFPNIRSLLQALAARNMERFMERLEVAIPPEPARWANGLDSAIDCYVDMMRTEPGFRAIRFGDIIDDRLLEPDVNSGGMLAQLFMSLLIDHYGFTKSEDLMFRLEVSVEVSDALLKRAFQHDPAGDERFIERSRDLVRAELGLVSA; this is encoded by the coding sequence ATGAGTGAAACAACCGACCTTCTCAAGAAGATCATTCGCACCGAACCGATCCAGCAACGCAGCTCCGCCCGCATCACCTTGCTCCTCGACGCGGCGGCGGAGATCATTTCCGAGCACGGCATTGAAGGATTGACCACCAGCGACGTCGCAACGAAGTCGAAATCGTCTGTCGGTGTCGTGTACCGCTACTTCCCCAACATCCGGTCCCTGCTGCAGGCGCTTGCTGCGCGCAACATGGAGCGGTTCATGGAGCGCCTCGAAGTCGCCATCCCGCCTGAACCCGCCCGATGGGCGAACGGCCTGGATTCGGCGATCGACTGCTATGTCGACATGATGCGCACCGAGCCGGGCTTCCGCGCCATCCGTTTCGGCGACATCATCGATGACCGCCTGCTTGAGCCCGACGTCAACAGCGGCGGCATGCTGGCGCAGCTGTTCATGAGCCTGCTGATCGACCACTACGGGTTCACCAAGTCCGAAGACCTGATGTTCCGACTGGAGGTCTCCGTCGAGGTGTCCGACGCGCTGCTGAAGCGCGCCTTCCAGCATGATCCGGCCGGCGATGAACGCTTCATCGAACGCAGCCGCGACCTCGTGCGGGCAGAGCTGGGGTTGGTGTCGGCGTGA
- the map gene encoding type I methionyl aminopeptidase, with product MIELRTPAEIEEMKAAGQFVASVLTATAAASGVGVNLLDLDRLAHDMIRRAGAESCYLDYHPSFGGSPFGKVICTSVNDAALHGVPHSYKLKDGDVLSLDFAASVDGWVCDSAITVIVGTPRDEDARLVSVVERALQAGIAAAQPGGRMGDVSAAIGAVCEAEGFGVNTDFGGHGVGRTMHGDPHVPNNGRPARGMPLKPGLVFAIEPWLMLGTDKIYTDQNDGWTLRSADGSRAAHVEHTIAITEAGPVVLTAR from the coding sequence GTGATCGAGCTGCGCACACCCGCCGAGATCGAGGAGATGAAGGCGGCCGGCCAGTTCGTGGCGAGCGTGCTCACGGCCACCGCCGCGGCATCCGGTGTCGGCGTCAATCTGCTTGATCTCGACCGGCTCGCGCACGATATGATCCGCCGGGCCGGTGCCGAGAGCTGCTACCTCGATTACCACCCGTCGTTCGGCGGATCGCCGTTCGGCAAGGTGATCTGCACGTCGGTGAACGATGCCGCCCTGCACGGTGTGCCGCACAGCTACAAGCTGAAGGACGGAGACGTGCTGAGCCTCGACTTCGCCGCATCCGTCGATGGCTGGGTGTGCGATTCCGCGATCACCGTGATCGTCGGCACCCCCCGCGACGAGGATGCCCGACTGGTCAGCGTCGTCGAACGTGCCCTGCAGGCGGGCATCGCCGCCGCGCAGCCAGGCGGCCGGATGGGCGACGTCTCCGCGGCCATCGGCGCCGTCTGCGAGGCGGAAGGGTTCGGCGTGAACACCGACTTCGGCGGGCACGGCGTCGGCCGCACCATGCACGGCGACCCGCACGTTCCCAACAACGGCCGCCCGGCGCGCGGCATGCCGCTGAAACCCGGCCTGGTGTTCGCGATCGAACCGTGGCTGATGCTCGGCACGGACAAGATCTACACCGATCAGAACGACGGCTGGACCCTGCGCAGCGCCGACGGCTCCCGCGCCGCCCACGTGGAGCACACGATCGCCATCACCGAGGCTGGGCCGGTCGTGCTCACCGCGCGCTAA
- a CDS encoding MFS transporter — protein MWYRTAIFRAQFWAALVLPAWLLVSRGIFGADTGWDFVAYLFIAPILAIALAAVAGLTRARRSARDARAVSTLDAAIVSLWWALIVAHSLAGDPQVSATLALVGIVVGIVAFWNAIYQLIAETRNRMSVVLASFEQTVPVASDPRAGAGYDPRLGDGPVIRIDPPHGS, from the coding sequence ATGTGGTATCGCACAGCAATCTTCCGTGCCCAGTTCTGGGCTGCCCTCGTGCTGCCCGCCTGGCTGCTGGTTTCTCGCGGGATCTTCGGCGCGGACACTGGCTGGGACTTCGTGGCGTACCTCTTCATCGCGCCGATCCTCGCCATTGCGCTGGCGGCCGTCGCCGGCCTCACCCGAGCGCGACGCAGCGCGCGCGATGCCCGCGCCGTGTCGACCCTTGACGCCGCCATCGTCAGCCTGTGGTGGGCGCTGATCGTGGCCCACAGCCTCGCCGGCGACCCGCAGGTTTCCGCCACGCTGGCGCTGGTCGGCATCGTCGTCGGCATCGTCGCGTTCTGGAACGCCATCTACCAGCTGATCGCTGAGACCCGCAACCGGATGTCGGTGGTGCTCGCCAGTTTCGAGCAGACAGTGCCCGTGGCATCCGACCCGCGCGCTGGTGCCGGCTACGATCCACGCCTCGGTGACGGCCCGGTCATCCGCATCGATCCGCCGCACGGCTCCTAA
- the trmD gene encoding tRNA (guanosine(37)-N1)-methyltransferase TrmD yields the protein MRIDIVTIFPEFFEVLDISLLGKARQTGLIELELHNLRDHTHDRHRTVDDTPYGGGAGMVMKPEPWGAALDEVLGSAASGVEPVVIFPSPAGEVFTQAMARELSTEQHLVFGCGRYEGIDQRVFDDTASRATVRLVSLGDYVLNGGEVAVMAMIEAIGRLIPGVIGNPESLTEESHEDGLLEYPSYTKPSSWRGHDVPPVLLSGNHAAIAAWRREQQVERTRRVRPDLLDFDLDLG from the coding sequence GTGCGCATTGACATCGTCACGATCTTTCCCGAGTTCTTCGAGGTACTCGACATCTCCCTGCTCGGCAAGGCCAGGCAGACCGGCCTGATCGAGCTCGAACTGCACAACCTGCGCGACCATACGCACGACCGGCACCGCACCGTCGATGACACGCCATACGGCGGGGGCGCCGGCATGGTGATGAAACCGGAGCCGTGGGGTGCTGCCCTCGACGAGGTGCTCGGGTCCGCAGCATCCGGTGTCGAACCCGTGGTGATTTTCCCCTCGCCCGCCGGTGAGGTGTTCACCCAGGCGATGGCCCGCGAGTTGTCGACCGAACAGCACCTGGTGTTCGGCTGCGGCCGGTACGAGGGCATCGACCAGCGCGTCTTCGACGACACCGCGTCGCGCGCCACAGTGCGGTTGGTGAGCCTCGGCGACTACGTGCTGAACGGGGGAGAGGTCGCCGTGATGGCGATGATCGAGGCGATCGGCCGTCTCATCCCCGGGGTCATCGGCAACCCGGAGAGCCTGACCGAGGAGAGCCATGAGGACGGCCTGCTCGAGTACCCCAGCTACACCAAACCGTCCAGCTGGCGGGGGCACGACGTGCCGCCTGTGCTGCTGAGCGGTAACCACGCCGCCATCGCCGCCTGGCGCCGGGAGCAGCAGGTCGAGCGCACCAGACGGGTGCGGCCAGACCTGCTCGACTTCGACCTCGATCTGGGCTGA
- the rimM gene encoding ribosome maturation factor RimM (Essential for efficient processing of 16S rRNA), which translates to MASAFVSTSSTPTTRNTLLVSSTSSPQPNRTQLRVGRLTKAHGLKGAIKLELFTDEPERRFVPGAQFTLQVPSESPWHGKTLELVELRWYNGHPVGFFKGVPDRSAAETLLKAILWVDQDVTELPAEEDAWYDHQLVGLRVLRDGVTVGTVTRVDHMPAQDLLVVKTDADEVLVPFVKAIVSAVDIKAGTVTVTPPIGLFEEIPDDAEPKAVRAAGESEQAEAPEQAETSEPSEAAEPAEPTDAAESDN; encoded by the coding sequence ATGGCAAGCGCGTTCGTGTCGACGTCGTCGACACCGACAACTAGAAATACTCTGCTTGTGAGTTCCACCAGTTCCCCCCAGCCCAACCGCACCCAGCTCCGTGTCGGCCGTCTCACCAAGGCCCACGGGCTGAAGGGCGCCATCAAGCTCGAGCTGTTCACCGACGAGCCGGAACGCCGGTTCGTTCCCGGCGCCCAGTTCACCCTCCAGGTGCCGAGCGAGTCGCCGTGGCACGGCAAGACCCTCGAGCTCGTCGAGCTGCGCTGGTACAACGGTCATCCGGTCGGTTTCTTCAAGGGCGTCCCCGACCGCAGCGCCGCCGAGACCCTGCTCAAGGCGATCCTCTGGGTCGATCAGGATGTCACCGAGCTGCCTGCCGAAGAAGACGCCTGGTACGACCATCAGCTGGTCGGCCTCCGTGTGCTGCGTGACGGCGTCACGGTCGGCACGGTGACCCGCGTCGACCACATGCCCGCCCAAGACCTGCTCGTCGTCAAGACCGACGCCGACGAGGTCCTGGTGCCGTTCGTCAAGGCGATCGTGTCGGCGGTCGATATCAAGGCCGGTACCGTCACCGTCACGCCGCCGATCGGTCTCTTCGAAGAGATTCCGGATGACGCGGAGCCGAAGGCAGTCCGGGCCGCTGGCGAGTCCGAGCAGGCTGAGGCGCCCGAGCAGGCTGAGACATCCGAGCCGTCCGAGGCAGCCGAGCCGGCCGAGCCGACTGACGCAGCCGAGTCGGACAACTGA
- a CDS encoding RNA-binding protein: MLAPALEHLVKGIVDHPDDVQVVAKSSARGEVLEVRVHPEDLGRVIGRSGRTAKALRTLITALADGKRVRVDVVDTDN, encoded by the coding sequence GTGCTCGCACCCGCTCTCGAGCACCTCGTCAAGGGGATCGTTGACCACCCGGACGATGTGCAGGTAGTGGCGAAGAGTTCTGCGCGTGGCGAGGTCCTCGAGGTGCGTGTGCACCCCGAGGACCTCGGACGCGTGATCGGCCGTTCCGGGCGGACCGCCAAGGCTCTCCGCACGTTGATCACCGCGCTGGCGGATGGCAAGCGCGTTCGTGTCGACGTCGTCGACACCGACAACTAG
- the rpsP gene encoding 30S ribosomal protein S16: protein MAVKIRLKRMGKIRAPYYRIVVADSRTKRDGRVIEEIGKYHPTEEPSVILVDSERAQYWLSVGAQPTEQVAALLKLTGDWGKFKGDKDAVSTVKVKEEKVAFIADEKKKPVLKPKTEKAPVEEAKAEEAPAEEAAAEAPEAAEAAAEEDKA, encoded by the coding sequence GTGGCTGTCAAGATTCGTTTGAAGCGCATGGGCAAGATCCGCGCGCCCTACTACCGCATCGTCGTTGCCGACTCGCGCACCAAGCGCGATGGTCGTGTCATCGAGGAGATCGGCAAGTACCACCCCACCGAGGAGCCCTCGGTGATCCTGGTCGACTCCGAGCGTGCGCAGTACTGGCTGAGCGTCGGCGCTCAGCCGACCGAGCAGGTCGCCGCGCTGCTGAAGCTCACCGGTGACTGGGGCAAGTTCAAGGGCGACAAGGACGCCGTCAGCACCGTCAAGGTGAAGGAAGAGAAGGTTGCCTTCATCGCCGACGAGAAGAAGAAGCCGGTTCTGAAGCCGAAGACCGAGAAGGCTCCCGTCGAGGAAGCCAAGGCTGAGGAAGCTCCCGCCGAGGAAGCTGCTGCCGAAGCTCCGGAGGCCGCAGAGGCCGCCGCTGAAGAGGACAAGGCGTAA